A part of Streptomyces sp. NBC_01451 genomic DNA contains:
- the opcA gene encoding glucose-6-phosphate dehydrogenase assembly protein OpcA, translating into MKIDLTDTTASKVNKALVQGRRAIGTPAVGMVLTLVIVTDEENAYDALKAANDASREHPSRTLVVVKRVSRSPRDRTTSRLDAEVRVGADAGSGETVVLRLYGEVVDHADSVVLPLLLPDAPVVVWWPVNAPQDPAKDPLGALAQRRVTDTYAAEQPVRELAARADAYTPGDTDLSWTRITPWRSMLAAALDQVTCEVNAVEVEGEEFNPSCELLAMWLADRLDVPVKRSLSSGPGLTAVRMRTSTGPITLDRADGSLATLSIQGQPDRAVALKRRETAELMAEELRRLDPDDTYASALRYGVERLAPSTAPEPQAPAPAPASALALEPARKPPVAEDADRATPALMPPVKKVSTK; encoded by the coding sequence ATGAAAATAGACCTCACGGACACCACGGCCAGCAAGGTCAACAAGGCGCTGGTGCAAGGCCGTCGGGCCATAGGAACACCGGCCGTCGGCATGGTCCTCACCCTTGTCATCGTCACCGACGAGGAGAACGCCTACGACGCCCTGAAGGCCGCGAACGACGCCTCGCGCGAGCATCCCTCGCGCACCCTGGTGGTCGTCAAGCGCGTCTCCCGCTCCCCCCGCGACCGTACGACGTCCCGCCTCGACGCCGAGGTCAGGGTCGGCGCGGACGCGGGCAGCGGCGAGACGGTCGTCCTGCGCCTGTACGGCGAGGTCGTCGACCACGCCGACTCGGTGGTGCTGCCCCTGCTGCTGCCGGACGCCCCGGTGGTCGTCTGGTGGCCGGTGAACGCCCCGCAGGACCCGGCGAAGGACCCGCTGGGCGCTCTCGCGCAGCGCAGGGTGACGGACACGTACGCGGCCGAGCAGCCGGTACGGGAACTGGCGGCGCGCGCGGACGCGTACACGCCGGGCGACACGGATCTCTCCTGGACCCGTATCACCCCGTGGCGCTCGATGCTGGCCGCCGCCCTGGACCAGGTCACCTGCGAGGTGAACGCGGTCGAGGTGGAGGGCGAGGAGTTCAACCCGAGCTGCGAGCTGCTGGCGATGTGGCTGGCGGACCGGCTGGACGTCCCGGTGAAGCGCTCCCTGTCCTCGGGCCCCGGCCTGACGGCGGTCCGGATGCGGACGAGCACCGGCCCCATCACCCTCGACCGCGCCGACGGCTCCCTGGCGACCCTCTCCATCCAGGGCCAGCCCGACCGCGCGGTGGCGCTCAAGCGCCGTGAGACCGCGGAGCTGATGGCGGAGGAGCTGCGGCGCCTGGACCCGGACGACACGTACGCGTCCGCGCTGCGGTACGGCGTGGAGCGGCTGGCCCCTTCGACGGCCCCCGAACCGCAGGCACCGGCCCCCGCACCGGCGTCGGCACTGGCACTGGAACCGGCGAGGAAGCCGCCCGTGGCGGAGGACGCGGACAGGGCCACTCCGGCTCTGATGCCACCGGTGAAGAAGGTGTCCACGAAGTGA